The proteins below come from a single Benincasa hispida cultivar B227 chromosome 4, ASM972705v1, whole genome shotgun sequence genomic window:
- the LOC120076237 gene encoding uncharacterized protein LOC120076237 — translation MKDPGSFTIPCTIGILTISRALCDFRASINLMPLSLYRKCDIGEVQLTTVSLQLVDRSLTYLGSVVEDVLVKVGKFIFLVDFMVLDMEEDSEVPIILGWLFLATGRALIDVQEGKLSLRVNDEKVKFNIFHSLKYVEFDSTCYRVDVVDRNVAEFQELALSTDHLS, via the coding sequence ATGAaggatcctgggagcttcacaaTCCCCTGTACCATTGGGATCTTGACGATAAGTAGAGCTCTATGTGATTTCAGGGCCTCAATTAATCTGATGCCATTATCTTTATATAGGAAATGTGACATCGGGGAGGTACAATTGACGACCGTATCACTGCAACTAGTAGATCGTTCTCTCACTTACCTTGGAAGTGTAGTAGAGGATGTTCTAGTTAAAGTTGGTAAATTCATCTTCCTAGTGGATTTTATGGTTCTAGACATGGAGGAAGATTCAGAAGTTCCCATCATTCTAGGTTGGCTGTTCTTGGCCACAGGTAGGGCATTGATAGATGTCCAAGAAGGTAAGCTTTCACTTAGGGTGAACGATGAGAAGgtaaaatttaacatatttcattcTCTGAAGTATGTTGAGTTTGATAGTACTTGTTATAGAGTAGATGTTGTAGATAGAAATGTAGCTGAGTTTCAAGAGTTAGCCTTATCCACAGACCATTTGAGTTAG
- the LOC120076467 gene encoding vacuolar protein sorting-associated protein 28 homolog 2-like isoform X2: MFTLSLVLFSEEGLSLCACPVLFSNPPQNIKPPISLHHLHPKIASMEVKLWNDKREREMYDNFVELYAIIKATEKLEKAYIRDIIPSSDYETECFKLIAHFKTLASTLKDTVPSIELFADTYKMDCPAAINRLVITGVPATVEHRAAAAASATTSAAIVAECVQNFITAMDSLKLNMVAVDQVHPLLSDLSASLNKLTILPPDFEGKTKMKEWLGRLSKMDAADELTEQQARQLHFDLESSYNSFMATLPTAACQSI; this comes from the exons ATGTTTACTTTATCTCTGGTTCTCTTCAGTGAAGAAGGTCTTTCTCTTTGCGCGTGTCCCGTTCTCTTCTCCAATCCTCCACAGAACATAAAACCCCCAATTTCTCTTCACCATTTGCACCCGAAGATTGCTTCGATGGAGGTCAAGCTTTGGAACGACAAGCGCGAGAGAGAAATGTACGACAATTTTGTAGAGCTCTACGCCATTATCAAGGCCACGGAAAAGCTCGAAAAGGCTTACATCCGTGACATTATCCCTTCCTCCGATTACGAGACCGAATGCTTCAAACTCATCGCACATTTTAAGACACTGGCCTCGACGCTTAAGGACACAGTCCCAAGCATTGAACTATTTGCAGATACTTACAAAATGGACTGTCCAGCGGCGATTAACCGTCTTGTGATAACTGGGGTGCCTGCCACGGTGGAGCATAGGGCGGCCGCTGCTGCCTCCGCCACTACCTCCGCTGCTATTGTGGCGGAGTGTGTGCAGAACTTCATTACGGCTATGGATTCGTTGAAATTGAACATGGTGGCGGTTGATCAGGTGCACCCCTTGCTCTCGGATCTCTCTGCTTCATTGAACAAATTGACCATTCTGCCGCCGGATTTTGAAGGGAAAACAAAGATGAAGGAGTGGCTTGGACGACTTTCGAAAATGGATGCGGCGGATGAGTTAACAGAGCAGCAAGCTCGGCAGCTTCACTTTGATCTTGAATCTTCTTATAATTCATTCATGGCGACTTTGCCTACAGCTG CATGTCAATCTATCTAA
- the LOC120076467 gene encoding vacuolar protein sorting-associated protein 28 homolog 2-like isoform X3 yields MFTLSLVLFSEEGLSLCACPVLFSNPPQNIKPPISLHHLHPKIASMEVKLWNDKREREMYDNFVELYAIIKATEKLEKAYIRDIIPSSDYETECFKLIAHFKTLASTLKDTVPSIELFADTYKMDCPAAINRLVITGVPATVEHRAAAAASATTSAAIVAECVQNFITAMDSLKLNMVAVDQVHPLLSDLSASLNKLTILPPDFEGKTKMKEWLGRLSKMDAADELTEQQARQLHFDLESSYNSFMATLPTAGT; encoded by the coding sequence ATGTTTACTTTATCTCTGGTTCTCTTCAGTGAAGAAGGTCTTTCTCTTTGCGCGTGTCCCGTTCTCTTCTCCAATCCTCCACAGAACATAAAACCCCCAATTTCTCTTCACCATTTGCACCCGAAGATTGCTTCGATGGAGGTCAAGCTTTGGAACGACAAGCGCGAGAGAGAAATGTACGACAATTTTGTAGAGCTCTACGCCATTATCAAGGCCACGGAAAAGCTCGAAAAGGCTTACATCCGTGACATTATCCCTTCCTCCGATTACGAGACCGAATGCTTCAAACTCATCGCACATTTTAAGACACTGGCCTCGACGCTTAAGGACACAGTCCCAAGCATTGAACTATTTGCAGATACTTACAAAATGGACTGTCCAGCGGCGATTAACCGTCTTGTGATAACTGGGGTGCCTGCCACGGTGGAGCATAGGGCGGCCGCTGCTGCCTCCGCCACTACCTCCGCTGCTATTGTGGCGGAGTGTGTGCAGAACTTCATTACGGCTATGGATTCGTTGAAATTGAACATGGTGGCGGTTGATCAGGTGCACCCCTTGCTCTCGGATCTCTCTGCTTCATTGAACAAATTGACCATTCTGCCGCCGGATTTTGAAGGGAAAACAAAGATGAAGGAGTGGCTTGGACGACTTTCGAAAATGGATGCGGCGGATGAGTTAACAGAGCAGCAAGCTCGGCAGCTTCACTTTGATCTTGAATCTTCTTATAATTCATTCATGGCGACTTTGCCTACAGCTGGTACTTGA
- the LOC120076467 gene encoding vacuolar protein sorting-associated protein 28 homolog 2-like isoform X1 → MFTLSLVLFSEEGLSLCACPVLFSNPPQNIKPPISLHHLHPKIASMEVKLWNDKREREMYDNFVELYAIIKATEKLEKAYIRDIIPSSDYETECFKLIAHFKTLASTLKDTVPSIELFADTYKMDCPAAINRLVITGVPATVEHRAAAAASATTSAAIVAECVQNFITAMDSLKLNMVAVDQVHPLLSDLSASLNKLTILPPDFEGKTKMKEWLGRLSKMDAADELTEQQARQLHFDLESSYNSFMATLPTADAAIYI, encoded by the exons ATGTTTACTTTATCTCTGGTTCTCTTCAGTGAAGAAGGTCTTTCTCTTTGCGCGTGTCCCGTTCTCTTCTCCAATCCTCCACAGAACATAAAACCCCCAATTTCTCTTCACCATTTGCACCCGAAGATTGCTTCGATGGAGGTCAAGCTTTGGAACGACAAGCGCGAGAGAGAAATGTACGACAATTTTGTAGAGCTCTACGCCATTATCAAGGCCACGGAAAAGCTCGAAAAGGCTTACATCCGTGACATTATCCCTTCCTCCGATTACGAGACCGAATGCTTCAAACTCATCGCACATTTTAAGACACTGGCCTCGACGCTTAAGGACACAGTCCCAAGCATTGAACTATTTGCAGATACTTACAAAATGGACTGTCCAGCGGCGATTAACCGTCTTGTGATAACTGGGGTGCCTGCCACGGTGGAGCATAGGGCGGCCGCTGCTGCCTCCGCCACTACCTCCGCTGCTATTGTGGCGGAGTGTGTGCAGAACTTCATTACGGCTATGGATTCGTTGAAATTGAACATGGTGGCGGTTGATCAGGTGCACCCCTTGCTCTCGGATCTCTCTGCTTCATTGAACAAATTGACCATTCTGCCGCCGGATTTTGAAGGGAAAACAAAGATGAAGGAGTGGCTTGGACGACTTTCGAAAATGGATGCGGCGGATGAGTTAACAGAGCAGCAAGCTCGGCAGCTTCACTTTGATCTTGAATCTTCTTATAATTCATTCATGGCGACTTTGCCTACAGCTG ATGCTGCTATCTACATCTGA
- the LOC120076467 gene encoding vacuolar protein sorting-associated protein 28 homolog 2-like isoform X4, whose amino-acid sequence MEVKLWNDKREREMYDNFVELYAIIKATEKLEKAYIRDIIPSSDYETECFKLIAHFKTLASTLKDTVPSIELFADTYKMDCPAAINRLVITGVPATVEHRAAAAASATTSAAIVAECVQNFITAMDSLKLNMVAVDQVHPLLSDLSASLNKLTILPPDFEGKTKMKEWLGRLSKMDAADELTEQQARQLHFDLESSYNSFMATLPTADAAIYI is encoded by the exons ATGGAGGTCAAGCTTTGGAACGACAAGCGCGAGAGAGAAATGTACGACAATTTTGTAGAGCTCTACGCCATTATCAAGGCCACGGAAAAGCTCGAAAAGGCTTACATCCGTGACATTATCCCTTCCTCCGATTACGAGACCGAATGCTTCAAACTCATCGCACATTTTAAGACACTGGCCTCGACGCTTAAGGACACAGTCCCAAGCATTGAACTATTTGCAGATACTTACAAAATGGACTGTCCAGCGGCGATTAACCGTCTTGTGATAACTGGGGTGCCTGCCACGGTGGAGCATAGGGCGGCCGCTGCTGCCTCCGCCACTACCTCCGCTGCTATTGTGGCGGAGTGTGTGCAGAACTTCATTACGGCTATGGATTCGTTGAAATTGAACATGGTGGCGGTTGATCAGGTGCACCCCTTGCTCTCGGATCTCTCTGCTTCATTGAACAAATTGACCATTCTGCCGCCGGATTTTGAAGGGAAAACAAAGATGAAGGAGTGGCTTGGACGACTTTCGAAAATGGATGCGGCGGATGAGTTAACAGAGCAGCAAGCTCGGCAGCTTCACTTTGATCTTGAATCTTCTTATAATTCATTCATGGCGACTTTGCCTACAGCTG ATGCTGCTATCTACATCTGA